The region AATTTTAACTTAAATTTATAATTAAATAAAAATTATCTAGGTAGGAGGGAATATATGAACATTCTATCCTCAATTTGTTACGGAGGAGATTACAACCCAGAGCAATGGCCGGAGAAAATTTGGTATGAAGATGCTAGGTTGATGCAAAGAGCGGGTGTGAATTTAGTATCCTTAGGCATTTTCAGTTGGGGTAAAATCGAGCCGTCTGATGGAGTATTTGACTTTGGATGGCTAGATAAGGTTATAGATATACTATATGACCATGGCGTTTATATTAACTTGGGGACGGCGACTGCAACTACTCCAGCTTGGTTTGTAAAAAAGTATCCAGATTCTTTGCCAATCGATGAAAGCGGTGTCATTCTTTCGTTTGGAAGTAGACAACATTATTGTCCTAATCATCCTCAATTAATTATGCACATGAAAAGACTTGTAAGGGCTATAGCAGAACGTTATAAAAAACATCCGGCACTCAAAATGTGGCATGTTAATAATGAGTATGCGTGTCATGTTTCTCGGTGTTTTTGCGAGAATTGTGCTGTTGCGTTTAGGAAGTGGTTGAAGGAAAGATATAAAACAATCGATGAATTAAACGAACGTTGGGGTACAAACTTTTGGGGACAGCGGTACAATAATTGGGATGAAATTAATCCGCCTAGAAAGGTGCCAACTTTTATTAATCCATCCCAAGAACTTGATTACTACCGTTTTATGAACGACTCAATCCTTAAATTGTTTTTAACGGAAAGGGAAATTTTACGTGAGGTAACGCCAGACATTCCGATATCAACTAATTTCATGGGACCATTTAAACCGTTAAACTATTTTCAATGGGCTCAGTATGTAGATATTGTGACATGGGATTCATATCCTGATCCCAGAGAGGGATTGCCAATCCAGCACGCCATGATGAATGATCTTATGCGTAGTTTGAGGAAAGGTCAACCGTTTATTTTGATGGAACAGGTAACCTCACATGTTAACTGGCGTGATATTAATGTTCCAAAACCGCCGGGTGTAATGCGCTTATGGAGTTATGCAACTATTGCCCGTGGTGCAGATGGTATTATGTTTTTTCAGTGGCGTCAAAGTAGAGCAGGAGCTGAAAAGTTCCATGGTGCAATGGTGCCACACTTTTTAAACGAAAACAATAGGATTTATACAGAAGTTACAGAGTTAGGGAAAGAATTGAAAAAATTGGACTGTTTGGTGGGATCTAGAATCAAGGCAGAGGTTGCGATCATTTTTGATTGGGAAAACTGGTGGGCGGTCGAGTTAGGATCTAAACCTCACAATAAACTAAAATATATTTCTATAGTGGAATCGTATTATAAAGAATTGTATAAACGTAACATTGCTGTTGATTTTGTGAGACCTTCTGATGATCTAACAAAATACAAAGTGGTTATCGCTCCAATGTTATATATGGTTAAAGAGGGAGAAGACGAAAACTTACGGCAATTTGTTGCTAACGGTGGTACTTTGCTTGTCAGTTTCTTCAGTGACATTGTGGATGAAAATGACCGTGTATATCTTGGTGGATATCCTGGTCCTTTGCGAGATATTTTGGGGATTTTTGTTGAGGAATTTGTACCGTACCCAGAAATAAAGGTAAACAAAATATATAGTAACGATGGGGAGTATGATTGCACGAAGTGGGCAGATATAATCCACTTAGATGGGGCAGAACCTCTAGCAGCGTTTAAGGGGGATTGGTATGCAGGGTTGCCGGCGGTCACACGTAACTGCTACGGTAAAGGAGAGGGAATTTACGTCGGTACTCACCCAAATAGTAATTATTTAGGCAGGCTTTTAGAACAGGTTTTCGCTAAACATCATATTAATCCTGCTCTTGAAGTAGTTGAAAATGTAGAGATGCAACAAAGAGAGACTGATGAATGGAAGTATTTAATTATTATCAATCATAATGATTACGAAGTGACAGTGTCACTGCCAAAAGATAAAACATATCAGAATATGATTGATGGGAAATGTTTTCGAGGAGGTGAATTGAGGATTCAAGGGGTTGATGTAGCAGTGTTAAGAGAGCGTGATGAAGCCGGAAAGCTTGAAAGTTTAAGTAAATTTTTTGGTTAAAATACTTGTTTTTAGAGAAGTATCGTTCTGACAGTTGGCAACATAATATGCATAGGATGATAACGTCCATAAGTTATGAATATATGAAAAATTAGATTTTACGCAATCTTAGTGAAAAAGGCTCATTACATTAAGATAGCCAGTGAAAAATGTATGTTTTTCGTCTATATATTCTCAATTAGCCCCCTTTTCAGCAAAAGTTCGTAAGAATCAAGAAAATCAGGAGGGATTTTCTTTGAAAAAGATTTTGTCACTATTTTTAGTAAGTATTCTTTTATTAGCGGCTTGTTCTTCACAGTCGAAGACCGATGGGACTGCAGATGGGACAAAAAGTACGGATGAAATAACAGTGTGGACGTGGGATCCGAATTTCAACGTAAAAGCGATGAAAATTGGAGAAGAGTTTTATAAGAAAGAAGATCCTAATTTTAAACTAAAAATTATTGAAAATGCTCAAGAAGATATCGTCCAAAAACTTAATACAAGCTTAAGTTCTGGCACAACAAAAGGGTTGCCAAATATCGTATTAATTGAAGACTATCGTGCACAGAGCTTCCTTAAAGCGTATCCTGATGCATTCTATGACCTATCAAAATATTTCAAAGCGGAAGATTTTGCTGAATATAAGCTTGCTCCCACTAGCTTAAATGGTAAACACTATGGACTTCCGTTTGATACAGGGGTTGCTGGATTATACGTGAGAACAGATTATTTACAAAAAGCAGGATATACTGTTGATGATTTACAAGGATTGGATTGGAATAAATATATTGAAATCGGGAAAAAGGTAAAACAAGCAACAGGTAAATATATGCTCGCACTCGATCCTAAAAATCTTGGGATTATTCGTGAGATGATTCAAACTAGTGGTTCATGGTATGTGAAAGAAGATGGGGTAACCCCACATTTGGCAGACAATGAGCCGCTGAAGGAAGCATTTAGAACTTACAAAGAGATTGTAAATGCGGGGATATCGAAACCTATTTCCGACTGGAGTCAATTTGTTGCTTCTTTTAATAGTGGGGCAGTTGCGTCCATTCCAACAGGAAACTGGATTACGGCTTCTGTTAAAGCTGAAGCTTCTCAAGCCGGCAAGTGGGCTGTTGTTCCTTTTCCGAAACAGTCGGGCATTCCTAACTCTGTTAATGCTACAAACCTAGGCGGAAGCTCTTGGTATGTGCTTAACATTCCTGGAAAAGAAAAAGCGGCAGAATTTCTAGCTAAAACGTTTGGGTCAAATGTTGAGTTTTACGAAGCACTAAACAAAGAGATTGGAGCAATTGGCACATACAAACCAGCTGCTAATAGTGAGGCCTATAAGGCTGCAGATGAGTTTTTCGGAGGCCAAAGAATAACGGCTGATTTCTCCAAATGGATGAAAGAAATTCCTCAGGTGAACTACGGTGCACATACGTATGTGATTGAAGATATTTTAGCAGCTGCGTTGCAAGATTACTTAAAAGGCAAAGATCTTGATAAAGTGTTGGAAGATGCACAAAAACAGGCAGAACAACAAGTTAAATAAATATGGTACGCTCATTATGTTAAGAAAAATATAAAAAATTAAGCCCCGAGAGTCCGCTGACCTTCCTGGTTGTCATAGTAGAACCGTTCTACAGGCGGAGTGGTTCGGGGCTCTCCCATGAAAATACACATTCTCTGTGTTGCTGTTTTCATGCTTGGATAAGAGAGCAAGCCCCTCTCATAGATGTTTCTTTCCATTACAAATATGATAAAGGAGTTGATATAGATTGATTCCGCCAGCAAAAGCGAATCTAGATTTGATAATAAAAACAGATCGAAACATTAATCAGAAGCACCGCATAAAAAACACAATAATTGGATGGTCTTTTGTAATACTGGCTACTATTATGATTTGCACATTTTATTTTTATCCGATGGCTCGGGCCTTAATTCTTTCGTTACAATCAGGTTCAGGTACGAATCTAACCTTTGTCGGATTGAGAAATTATGCTCGTTTATTTAGTGATCCTACCTTTTTGATAACCGTAAAAAATACAGTGATATATCTTATTATTCAAGTTCCGATTATGATTATTCTCGCCTTATTCCTAGCTGTATTATTGAATAATCCGAAGCTAAAGCTGAGAGGTTTTTTTCGAACAGCAATTTTTTTACCATGCGTCACTTCCCTAGTTGCGTATTCTGTCATATTTAAATATTTGTTTAGTCAAGATGGCTTGATCAACGTTATGTTGATGAAATTCTCTCTTATATCTGAACCAATCAACTGGCTAGCTGATCCTTTTTGGGCTAAAGTGACCATTATTATTGCCCTTACGTGGAGATGGACAGGCTATAATATGATTTTTTACTTATCTGCCCTACAAAATATCGATCACTCGATTTATGAAGCGGCTAAAATTGATGGTGCTTCGCCAGTTCAGCAGTTTTTTAAAATTACGATTCCGTTGTTAAAACCCATGATTTTGTTTACATCAATCACTTCAACAATCGGTACGCTCCAGCTGTTCGATGAAGTAATGAACATTACACAAGGGGGGCCGGGAAATGCAACGATGACGATTTCTCAATATATCTACAATCTTTCTTTTAAATATACCCCTGATTTCGGTTATGCAGCAACGGTTTCGTATGCGATTGTGATTATGATTGTATTTTTCTCTATTATTCAGTTTAAAGTGGCAGGTGATAAAAATGAGTAATCTCAAAAGCGTATTCAACTATACTGTCTTAACCATTGTATCCATTGTTTCTGTGTTTCCGTTTTTTTGGATGGTTGTTAGTGCGACGAATAAATCAGTAGAAGTGACGAAAGGACGGTTATTGCCAGGTAATCATTTTATGGAAAACTTCCGCAACCTGCTTGATAGCACTAATCTAGTCAATGCATTGATGAATTCAGCGAAAATTGCGATTATAACAACTTTACTCGCAATGTTGGTCTCCTCTTTGGCTGGTTACGGATTTGAAGTTTTTAAAAGCAAAACAAAAGATTTTGTATTCAATTTCTTGTTGCTTTCAATGATGATACCTTTTGCTGCTTTAATGGTTCCTTTGTTTAGAATGTTCGGGACGATATCACAGATATTTCCAGGTATCGGTATTGATACAATGACAGCCGTCATTTTGCCGACAGTCACAACGGCATTTCTCATCTTTTTCTTCCGCCAAAGCACGAAAATGTTCCCAAAGGAAATTATTGAAGCAGGCCGAATTGATGGATTATCTGAGTGGGGGATATTCTTCAAGCTTTATGTCCCTACGATGAAAACAACCTATGCGGCTGCTGCCATTATAACGTTTATGTCGAGCTGGAACAGCTATTTATGGCCGCTTGTCATCTTGCAATCTCCGGAGAATCAGACGGTGCCATTACTCATATCAAATCTTGGATCGAGCTACTCTCCGGACTTTGGAATGATTATGACCGCTATCGTGATCGCTACCTTGCCGACGGCGCTGATTTTCTTTTTCATGCAAAAGCACTTTGTTGCCGGGATGCTCGGTTCAGTAAAATGATGACTAAGGAGTGTGAAAATAATGAAAAAAACATTAACAACCCCCACATTAGAATGGCTTTCGGATCCCCATGTGTTTGCAGTTAATCGCCTGCCTGCCCATTCGGACCATGTTTATTATGAGACGTTGGAAGAAGCGAAAAGTGGAATTCCAATGACAATGCGCTATGAGCTGAATGGAACTTGGAAATTTCACTATGCCGAAAACCCCGCTAGCCGCCCTGCGCAATTTTATCAGCTTGATTTCAACTGTTCAAATTGGGAGGATATTTCCGTACCAGGGCATATTCAGTTGCAAGGATATGGAACTCCTCAGTATGTAAATACGATGTATCCGTGGGACGGTCATTGCGATGTTCGTCCTCCAAAAGTTCCTATGGATTATAATCCAGTAGGAAGCTATATAAAAATTTTTAATCTTCCTGAATCGATGAAAGGTAAACCGGTGTATATTTCCTTTCAAGGAGTGGAGTCGGCGTTTTATGTTTGGTTGAACGGGCAGTTTGTCGGGTATAGTGAGGACTCTTTCACGCCGGCAGAATTTGAACTTACACCTTTTGTAAAGGATGGAGAGAATAAGCTGGCGGTTGAGGTTTACCAGTACAGCACCGGAAGTTGGCTTGAGGATCAAGATTTTTGGCGTTTTTCGGGAATTTTTCGAGATGTATACCTCTATACAGTGCCAGACATCCATGTCTATGATTTACATGTTCGCGCCGAATTGGATTCGTCCTATACAAAAGGCATGTTAACGGTGGACCTTACCTTTTTGTCTCCGGTACCTGTCGGCTCTAGGTTTATTGCTGAATTGTATGATGCGAAAGGCGACCTTGTCGCTAAAAAAGGAGGAGGACTTGATGGTGAAAAGGGGACATTTTCCATTGCGGTCGATGAACCGGAATTATGGAGCGCTGAGAAACCGTATTTGTATAAGCTATATATTCAAATTTTTAACGAGTTTGACCAATTGGTAGAAGTTGTTCCGCAGAAGGTTGGTTTTCGAAGATTCGAGATCATCAATAAAGTTATGCACCTTAATGGAAAACGGATTGTATTTAAAGGTGTTAACCGACATGAATTTCATTGCCGAAGAGGCCGGGCAATCACAAAGGAAGATATGATCTGGGATATTAAAACGTTGAAGCGTCATAACATTAATGCAGTCCGTACGTCACACTACCCGAATCAAAGCTATTGGTATGAACTATGCGACGAGTACGGCATCTATGTCATTGATGAAATGAATTTGGAAACGCACGGAACGTGGCAAAAAATGGGCCATGTCGACCCCACATGGAATGTTCCGGGGAACAATCGAGAATGGCAAGACATTGTTATGGATCGGGCGATTTCAATGTTTGAAAGGGATAAGAACCATCCTTCCATCCTGATTTGGTCATGTGGAAATGAATCGTATGCCGGGGAAGTTCTGTTAAACGTCGCCAACTATTTTCGGTCAGTCGATCCGAGCCGTCTTGTCCATTATGAAGGAGTATTCCACGCTCGCGAGTACAATGACATCAGTGATATCGAAAGCCGTATGTACGCAAAGCCTCATGAAATTGAAAAATATTTAACGGAAAATCCGGATAAACCGTATATCAGCTGCGAATATATGCATGCAATGGGGAACTCGCTCGGCGGGATGTACAAATATACCGATTTGGAACAAAAGTATCCGATGTATCAAGGCGGTTTTATTTGGGATTTCATTGATCAAGCCCTTGTGAAAAAAGATCGTTATGGAAAAGAATTTTTGGCATATGGAGGGGACTTTGGCGACCGTCCAACGGATTACGGTTTCTGCACCAACGGAATTGTCTATGCCAACCGGGAGTTGTCGCCGAAGATGCAGGAAGTAAAATATCTTTATCAAAACTTTAAGCTTTCACCGGATCAATATGGTGTCAATATTAGAAATGAAAGTCTTTTCACTGACACAAGTGAATATGATTTAGAATATGTCCTATTCTTTGAGGGTAGAGAGCTGTATCGAAATAAGCTGAATGTAGCGGTAGCACCGCAGGAAGAGAAAAGAGTCGAGTTCAACTGGTCCCCTGGGATGATGACAGATGTAGGTGAATATTGCATTCATACGTCATTTAAATTGAAAGAAAAAACACTTTGGGCTGACGCCGGTTATGAAGTGGCATTCGGGCAGTGTGTATTTCAGGTTGGTTCTAAGGAATTTGTTGTTCCTAGCGGAAAGTTAAAAGTTGTCCATGGTGATGTCAACATTGGGGTGCACGGCAAAGATTTTACGATCATGTTCTCCAAACAGGTAGGAAGTCTAGTTTCAATGAATTACGCAGGGAAGGAGATGATTGCTGTCCCTCCCACACCATTGTTTTGGCGGGCTACGACTGATAATGACCGGGGTTTTTCGCAAGACTTCCATTCGGGGCTTTGGTATGCAGCGAGTTTGGCGCGTAAATGTGTAAAAGTCGATGTGAAAGAGGAAATAGCACAAGTAAACATCATCTTTACCTATAAATTTTCTATTCATCCTGACTTGGAAGTAAACATTGGCTATACTGTTTATGCTGATGGCAGCATTCGCGTGAAGGCGAAGTATCATGGGGTCAAGAATCTTCCACCAATGCCGATTTTTGCGGTATCATTCAAGGTTCCAGCAGATTATGACCAACTTGAGTGGTATGCAATGGGGCCTGAGGAAAACTATGTTGACCGCTCGAAGGGGGCAAGACTTGGAATTTTTCAAAATCAAGTAGCAGATAACGTATCGCCCTATCTCAAACCGCAGGAATCAGGCAACCGAACAGGAGTGCGCCGTGTGAGTTTAACTAATTGCAATGGGCAAGGGATCAAAATTTCTTCTGTAACTGAACCGTTGGAATGCAATTTTTCGCCATACACAGCTTTTGAACTTGAACATGCCAATCATCATTACGAGCTGCCCAATATTCATTATACAGTTGTCACAGTAGCAGGTCGACAAATGGGAGTTGGCGGGGACGACAGTTGGGGCGCCCCAGTTCACGATGAATACGTCATAAAGGCAGATCAAGACATGGAATTTGAGTTTATGATTCATAAAGTTTAGCGATAAAAGCATTATAGATGCAACGAAAAAGTTTAGAAATTATCCTTGACGGAAAAGTCGCTTGTCCATTTTTCGACTGTCGAAGGCGAGCCTGTGGCTTGCCTTTGTCACGACAAGGCGCGGTGGAAGACTGAACAACCACCCGATTCATAGGCCTATACATGGTTCTGAAAGCAGCGTTGTTCGGTCTCCCTATAGTCGATCCAATGCTCAGTAAAAGCTACAAATGTTAAAATTTCAATTTTATATATAATAATAAAGACTTTTTTTATTTTCTTTTAGTAAAATTTATACTAAAATATACACTAACGATTGATGTTTGGGAGGCGTAATAATGACTGCTAATTTTGGTTTGATGAAAACCTTTGAAAATGTATTTGGTTGTGAAGGGAGAGTTCGCATCTTCTTCGCCCCCGGCCGCGTCAATTTAATTGGTGAGCATACGGATTACAACGGCGGGCATGTGCTGCCGTGCGCACTTGCGATCGGCACGTATGCGCTTGTTCGGCAAACGGATGAGCCGTTTGCCCGCTTTTACTCCCAAAACTTCCCGGAAACGGGAGTGATCACGGTCTCTTACGACGACTTGTCATACCGGAGCGAGCACGGCTGGGCGAACTACCCGAAAGGCATTTTGGCCGCGTTTCAAGCGCTGAGTCCGCTTGAGGCCGGATTGGACATTTTGTATTACGGCACGATCCCGAACGGCGCGGGTTTGTCGTCATCTGCTTCGATTGAGCTTGTGACGGCAGTCGCATTAAACACCTTGTTGGCGCGGGGGCTCGATCAGTTGGAACTTGTGAAAATGAGCCAAACCGTAGAAAATAAATACGTCGGCGTCAATTGCGGCATTATGGATCAGTTTGCCGTCGGCATGGGAAAACAAGACTGCGCCATCTTACTAAACTGCCAGACGCTCGAGTATCGCTATTTGCCATTGGTGCTTGACGATTGTTCGATCGTCATCGCCAATACGAACAAAAAGCGC is a window of Geobacillus kaustophilus DNA encoding:
- a CDS encoding beta-galactosidase — protein: MNILSSICYGGDYNPEQWPEKIWYEDARLMQRAGVNLVSLGIFSWGKIEPSDGVFDFGWLDKVIDILYDHGVYINLGTATATTPAWFVKKYPDSLPIDESGVILSFGSRQHYCPNHPQLIMHMKRLVRAIAERYKKHPALKMWHVNNEYACHVSRCFCENCAVAFRKWLKERYKTIDELNERWGTNFWGQRYNNWDEINPPRKVPTFINPSQELDYYRFMNDSILKLFLTEREILREVTPDIPISTNFMGPFKPLNYFQWAQYVDIVTWDSYPDPREGLPIQHAMMNDLMRSLRKGQPFILMEQVTSHVNWRDINVPKPPGVMRLWSYATIARGADGIMFFQWRQSRAGAEKFHGAMVPHFLNENNRIYTEVTELGKELKKLDCLVGSRIKAEVAIIFDWENWWAVELGSKPHNKLKYISIVESYYKELYKRNIAVDFVRPSDDLTKYKVVIAPMLYMVKEGEDENLRQFVANGGTLLVSFFSDIVDENDRVYLGGYPGPLRDILGIFVEEFVPYPEIKVNKIYSNDGEYDCTKWADIIHLDGAEPLAAFKGDWYAGLPAVTRNCYGKGEGIYVGTHPNSNYLGRLLEQVFAKHHINPALEVVENVEMQQRETDEWKYLIIINHNDYEVTVSLPKDKTYQNMIDGKCFRGGELRIQGVDVAVLRERDEAGKLESLSKFFG
- a CDS encoding carbohydrate ABC transporter permease translates to MIPPAKANLDLIIKTDRNINQKHRIKNTIIGWSFVILATIMICTFYFYPMARALILSLQSGSGTNLTFVGLRNYARLFSDPTFLITVKNTVIYLIIQVPIMIILALFLAVLLNNPKLKLRGFFRTAIFLPCVTSLVAYSVIFKYLFSQDGLINVMLMKFSLISEPINWLADPFWAKVTIIIALTWRWTGYNMIFYLSALQNIDHSIYEAAKIDGASPVQQFFKITIPLLKPMILFTSITSTIGTLQLFDEVMNITQGGPGNATMTISQYIYNLSFKYTPDFGYAATVSYAIVIMIVFFSIIQFKVAGDKNE
- a CDS encoding carbohydrate ABC transporter permease — protein: MSNLKSVFNYTVLTIVSIVSVFPFFWMVVSATNKSVEVTKGRLLPGNHFMENFRNLLDSTNLVNALMNSAKIAIITTLLAMLVSSLAGYGFEVFKSKTKDFVFNFLLLSMMIPFAALMVPLFRMFGTISQIFPGIGIDTMTAVILPTVTTAFLIFFFRQSTKMFPKEIIEAGRIDGLSEWGIFFKLYVPTMKTTYAAAAIITFMSSWNSYLWPLVILQSPENQTVPLLISNLGSSYSPDFGMIMTAIVIATLPTALIFFFMQKHFVAGMLGSVK
- a CDS encoding galactokinase, with the translated sequence MTANFGLMKTFENVFGCEGRVRIFFAPGRVNLIGEHTDYNGGHVLPCALAIGTYALVRQTDEPFARFYSQNFPETGVITVSYDDLSYRSEHGWANYPKGILAAFQALSPLEAGLDILYYGTIPNGAGLSSSASIELVTAVALNTLLARGLDQLELVKMSQTVENKYVGVNCGIMDQFAVGMGKQDCAILLNCQTLEYRYLPLVLDDCSIVIANTNKKRGLADSAYNERRATCEAALSKLQSVRNIASLGELTSAELDEYAHLLSPLEQKRARHAVTENERTLEAARALERGDLIRFGELMKQSHLSLRDDYEVTGIELDTLVEAAWSHEGTVGARMTGAGFGGCTVNIVKKAYVQDFIERVGNAYAETIGYEASFYVVEVGDGARELTEQEEMSR
- a CDS encoding glycoside hydrolase family 2 TIM barrel-domain containing protein — encoded protein: MKKTLTTPTLEWLSDPHVFAVNRLPAHSDHVYYETLEEAKSGIPMTMRYELNGTWKFHYAENPASRPAQFYQLDFNCSNWEDISVPGHIQLQGYGTPQYVNTMYPWDGHCDVRPPKVPMDYNPVGSYIKIFNLPESMKGKPVYISFQGVESAFYVWLNGQFVGYSEDSFTPAEFELTPFVKDGENKLAVEVYQYSTGSWLEDQDFWRFSGIFRDVYLYTVPDIHVYDLHVRAELDSSYTKGMLTVDLTFLSPVPVGSRFIAELYDAKGDLVAKKGGGLDGEKGTFSIAVDEPELWSAEKPYLYKLYIQIFNEFDQLVEVVPQKVGFRRFEIINKVMHLNGKRIVFKGVNRHEFHCRRGRAITKEDMIWDIKTLKRHNINAVRTSHYPNQSYWYELCDEYGIYVIDEMNLETHGTWQKMGHVDPTWNVPGNNREWQDIVMDRAISMFERDKNHPSILIWSCGNESYAGEVLLNVANYFRSVDPSRLVHYEGVFHAREYNDISDIESRMYAKPHEIEKYLTENPDKPYISCEYMHAMGNSLGGMYKYTDLEQKYPMYQGGFIWDFIDQALVKKDRYGKEFLAYGGDFGDRPTDYGFCTNGIVYANRELSPKMQEVKYLYQNFKLSPDQYGVNIRNESLFTDTSEYDLEYVLFFEGRELYRNKLNVAVAPQEEKRVEFNWSPGMMTDVGEYCIHTSFKLKEKTLWADAGYEVAFGQCVFQVGSKEFVVPSGKLKVVHGDVNIGVHGKDFTIMFSKQVGSLVSMNYAGKEMIAVPPTPLFWRATTDNDRGFSQDFHSGLWYAASLARKCVKVDVKEEIAQVNIIFTYKFSIHPDLEVNIGYTVYADGSIRVKAKYHGVKNLPPMPIFAVSFKVPADYDQLEWYAMGPEENYVDRSKGARLGIFQNQVADNVSPYLKPQESGNRTGVRRVSLTNCNGQGIKISSVTEPLECNFSPYTAFELEHANHHYELPNIHYTVVTVAGRQMGVGGDDSWGAPVHDEYVIKADQDMEFEFMIHKV
- a CDS encoding ABC transporter substrate-binding protein; the protein is MKKILSLFLVSILLLAACSSQSKTDGTADGTKSTDEITVWTWDPNFNVKAMKIGEEFYKKEDPNFKLKIIENAQEDIVQKLNTSLSSGTTKGLPNIVLIEDYRAQSFLKAYPDAFYDLSKYFKAEDFAEYKLAPTSLNGKHYGLPFDTGVAGLYVRTDYLQKAGYTVDDLQGLDWNKYIEIGKKVKQATGKYMLALDPKNLGIIREMIQTSGSWYVKEDGVTPHLADNEPLKEAFRTYKEIVNAGISKPISDWSQFVASFNSGAVASIPTGNWITASVKAEASQAGKWAVVPFPKQSGIPNSVNATNLGGSSWYVLNIPGKEKAAEFLAKTFGSNVEFYEALNKEIGAIGTYKPAANSEAYKAADEFFGGQRITADFSKWMKEIPQVNYGAHTYVIEDILAAALQDYLKGKDLDKVLEDAQKQAEQQVK